From a single Corynebacterium kroppenstedtii DSM 44385 genomic region:
- the holA gene encoding DNA polymerase III subunit delta, with the protein MAPSRRSRTTFDPAEGSGAPAPVHIIVGTEDFLADRHRHAIVKRVRENSPTGDELTVTTVRAGDITAPELTELLSPSLFGEDRIVVITNMNDAGKEPASLVLAAAKDPAPGITLIIQHSGEGRTKAMLSKLLKLGEEHRADAIPVRELPTFVQSEFRRFRVRVSPDVVSALIESVGSNVRELASAVSQLVADNDGNVDLEAVRRYYTGTAEVSSFSIADDVIAGNVDQSVAKVRRALQLGVAHMAISTAVCRGISEVARLSGNRRIDPYRDASRLGMPPWKLKRTAPIAQRWSQAAIAEAVQVAAQMEAGIKGAAGDQDSAVELGVRRLAELARMK; encoded by the coding sequence ATGGCACCATCACGGAGGTCACGCACCACATTCGACCCTGCGGAGGGATCCGGTGCGCCCGCACCCGTCCACATCATCGTCGGAACTGAAGATTTCCTCGCGGATCGTCACCGCCATGCCATCGTCAAACGTGTCCGTGAGAACTCGCCCACCGGCGATGAACTCACCGTCACCACAGTCCGAGCAGGAGACATTACGGCCCCCGAGCTCACCGAGCTCCTGAGTCCCAGCCTCTTCGGTGAAGATCGCATCGTCGTCATTACAAACATGAATGATGCAGGTAAAGAGCCGGCATCGCTCGTGCTTGCTGCTGCGAAAGACCCCGCGCCGGGCATCACCCTGATCATTCAACATTCGGGTGAAGGCCGGACGAAGGCCATGTTGTCCAAGCTTCTCAAGCTGGGGGAAGAACACCGGGCTGACGCGATTCCGGTCCGTGAATTGCCCACTTTTGTGCAGTCAGAATTCCGTCGATTCCGCGTGCGCGTGAGCCCGGACGTCGTCTCTGCCCTCATCGAGAGTGTCGGTTCCAATGTGCGCGAATTAGCGTCGGCCGTGAGCCAGCTGGTCGCCGATAACGACGGGAACGTCGACCTCGAGGCCGTGCGACGGTACTACACCGGCACCGCGGAAGTTAGCAGTTTTTCTATTGCCGACGACGTTATCGCCGGCAACGTGGACCAGTCGGTGGCAAAAGTACGTCGGGCTCTCCAGTTGGGAGTGGCTCACATGGCGATCTCGACGGCGGTGTGCCGGGGGATCAGCGAGGTCGCTCGGCTCAGTGGCAACCGGCGTATTGATCCCTATCGTGATGCCTCGCGGTTGGGAATGCCACCGTGGAAACTGAAAAGGACAGCGCCGATAGCTCAGAGATGGTCGCAAGCTGCAATCGCCGAGGCCGTGCAGGTTGCCGCACAGATGGAAGCGGGGATTAAAGGTGCTGCGGGCGACCAAGACAGTGCCGTTGAACTAGGTGTGCGGCGTCTGGCGGAGCTGGCGCGGATGAAATAG